The region ACGCAGCTGTTCGCATTCCGCTTCCAGATCCATGTTTTTCAACAGGGCCTGAATGGCTTCCGCACCCATCTTGGCGTCGAATTCGTCACCGAACTCTTCCAGCGCATCCAGATACTGCTCTTCAGTCAGGATCTGACGACGCTCGAGGTTGGTCATACCGCCTTCAACAACCACATAGGATTCGAAGTACAGTACGCGTTCGATGTCACGCAGCGGCATATCCAGCAGCAAACCGATGCGCGAAGGCAGCGATTTCAGGAACCAGATATGTGCAGTCGGTGATGCCAGCTCGATGTGGCCCATACGCTCACGGCGCACTTTGGTCTGGGTCACTTCAACGCCGCACTTCTCACAGATCACGCCGCGGTGTTTTAAGCGCTTGTACTTACCGCACAGGCACTCATAGTCTTTTACCGGCCCAAAGATACGGGCGCAGAAAAGGCCGTCACGTTCTGGTTTGAACGTACGGTAGTTAATGGTTTCCGGCTTCTTAACTTCACCGAACGACCACGAACGGATCATATCTGGCGATGCCAGAGCAATCTTGATCGCATCAAACTCTTCGGTCTTAGTTTGCGCTTTCAGAAACTTCAATAAGTCTTTCACGGATTGGCTCCTGTCGGAGTTAAACCTGTTGGGTACCCACAACCGCAGTAGGTACCCGTGTGACCTGAACAACCACCCTCAGGCTCCCTAAGGCCGGGAGCCTGAGCCGGAAAAACGATTACTCGTCTTCCAGTTCGATGTTGATACCGAGCGAGCGGATTTCTTTCAACAGTACGTTGAAGGACTCCGGCATGCCTGGTTCCATGCGGTGATCGCCATCCACGATGTTTTTGTACATCTTGGTACGGCCGTTAACGTCATCCGACTTAACGGTGAGCATTTCCTGCAAGGTGTAAGCTGCGCCGTATGCTTCCAGTGCCCACACTTCCATCTCACCGAAGCGTTGACCACCGAACTGCGCCTTACCACCCAGCGGCTGCTGAGTAACCAAGCTGTAAGAACCGGTTGAACGGGCGTGCATTTTATCGTCAACCAAGTGGTTCAGTTTCAGCATGTACATATAGCCAACGGTAACCTGGCGCTCGAACTGCTCACCGGTACGGCCATCGAACAGCGTAATCTGACCGGAGGTTGGGATTCCGCCCATTTCCAGCAGTTGCTTGATTTCAGTCTCTTTCGCACCATCGAACACCGGCGTGGCGATTGGCATACCTTTTTTCAGGTTCTCTGCCAGACGCAGTACTTCGTCGTCGGTGAAGGTGTTCAGGTCAACTTTCTGGCAGACATCGTCGCCCAGATCGTAGGCCTTCTGAATGAACTCACGCAGCTTGGCCACTTCCTGTTGCTGCTTCAGCATTTGGTTGATCTTCTCACCAATACCTTTCGCAGCCATACCCAGGTGGGTTTCCAGGATCTGACCGATGTTCATACGTGATGGTACGCCCAGCGGGTTCAGTACGATGTCAACCGGCGTGCCGTTTTCATCGTAAGGCATATCTTCGATCGGGTTGATCTTGGAGATAACACCCTTGTTACCGTGGCGGCCTGCCATCTTGTCACCCGGTTGGATCTGACGCTTAACAGCCAGATAAACCTTAACGATTTTCAGCACGCCTGGTGCCAGGTCATCGCCTTGGGTGATCTTACGACGTTTGGCGTCCAGCTTCTTCTCGAAGTCGGATTTCAGCTCGTCGTACTGCTCTGCCAGCTGTTCCAGCTGGTTTTGCTTCTCTTCGTCGGTCAGGCCCAGTTCCAGCCAGCGATCGCGTGGCAGTTTGCTCAGCTTCTCGGCTTCAACGCCACCGGCAACCAACACCGCATGGATACGCGCAAACAGACCGGCTTCCAGGATCTGCAGTTCTTCAGTCAGGTCTTTCTTCGCCTGCTTCAGCTGCATTTCTTCGATTTCCAACGCACGCTTGTCTTTTTCCACGCCATCGCGGGTAAAGACCTGCACGTCGATAACCGTACCGGAAACGCCGTTTGGTACACGCAGAGAAGAGTCTTTAACGTCAGACGCTTTCTCACCGAAGATCGCGCGCAGCAGCTTCTCTTCTGGGGTCAGTTGGGTTTCACCTTTCGGCGTTACCTTACCCACCAGAATGTCGCCACCGGTCACTTCAGCACCGATATACACGATACCGGATTCATCCAGTTTGGAGAGCGCAGCTTCACCCACGTTAGGGATGTCGGCAGTGATCTCTTCAGGCCCCAGCTTGGTGTCGCGAGACACGCACGCCAGTTCCTGGATGTGGATGGTAGTGAAGCGATCTTCCTGAACCACACGCTCGGACACCAAGATGGAGTCTTCGAAGTTGTAACCGTTCCATGGCATGAACGCCACGCGCATGTTCTGGCCCAGCGCCAGTTCACCCAGATCGGTGGACGGGCCATCTGCCAGCACGTCGCCGCGCTCGATTGGCTCACCCAGGTTCACGCACGGCATCTGGTTGATGCAGGTGTTCTGGTTAGAACGGGTGTACTTGGTCAGGTTATAAATATCGATACCTGCTTCGCCCGCGTGCATCTCGTCTTCGTTAACTTTGATAACGATACGGGAAGCATCCACGTACTGGATCACACCGCCACGTTTGGCTACGGCAGTAACACCGGAGTCAACCGCTACAGCACGTTCCATACCGGTACCTACCAGCGGCTTGTCAGCACGCAGTGTAGGAACCGCCTGACGTTGCATGTTCGCACCCATCAATGCACGGTTGGCGTCATCGTGTTCCAGGAATGGAATCAGTGAAGCACCAACGGAAACAACCTGCTGGGTTGATACGTCCATATAGTCAACCTGATCGCGGCTAAACAGGCTTGACTCGCCTTTGCTACGACAGGTGACCAGGTCTTCTACGAAGCGGCCGTCATCATCCAGGTTGGAGTTCGCCTGAGCGATAACGAAGTTGCCTTCTTCAATAGCAGACAAGTAGTTGATTTCATCGGTAACCAGACCGTCACGCACGCGGCGGTACGGAGTTTCCAGGAAGCCATACTCGTTGGTCTGTGCGTACACGGACAAGGAGTTGATCAGACCGATGTTTGGACCTTCCGGCGTTTCGATTGGGCACACGCGACCGTAGTGAGTCGGGTGTACGTCTCGAACTTCAAAGCCGGCACGTTCACGGGTCAGACCGCCTGGGCCCAATGCAGAGATACGACGTTTGTGCGTAATCTCGGACAACGGGTTGTTCTGGTCCATAAACTGAGACAGCTGGCTGGAGCCGAAGAACTCTTTCACCGCCGCCGAAATCGGCTTGGCGTTGATCATGTCCTGAGGCATCAGGGTGTCCAGATCGCCCAGGGACAGACGTTCTTTAACCGCACGCTCAACACGCACCAGACCTACACGGAACTGGTTCTCGGCCATTTCGCCGACGGAACGAATACGACGGTTGCCCAAGTGGTCGATATCGTCCACTTCGCCTTTACCGTTACGGATATCGATGAGCTTCTTCATCACTTCAATGATGTCGTCTTTGCTCAGGATGCCCGAACCTTCGATCTCGTCACGCAGCAGAGAACGGTTGAACTTCATACGGCCAACCGCAGACAGATCATAGCGGTCTTCGGAGAAGAACAGGTTCTCGAACAGGCTTTCGGCAGCTTCGCGCGTTGGTGGCTCACCAGGGCGCATCATGCGGTAGATTTCTACCAGTGCGCTCAAACGATCGCTGGTTGGGTCGACACGCAGAGTCTCAGAGATATACGCGCCGTGATCCAGATCGTTGGTGAACAGCGTTTCGATACGTTTGTGGCCGGACTGGCTCAGTTTGGCCAGCAGATCCAGCGACAGCTCCATGTTGGCTGCGCAGATCAGCTCACCGGTATTGGTATCGATATAGTCCTTCGCGACCACTTTGCCCGCAATGTACTCAACCGGTACTTCAATACTCTGAATTTCGTCTTTTTCGAGCTGACGGATATGACGAGCGGTGATACGACGGCCTTTCTCAATGTAGATCTTGCCGTTGGCTTCAATATCAAATGAAGCGGTTTCACCACGCAGACGTTCTGGAACCAGCTCCATCTGCAGCTTGTTATCACGGATCTCGAATACAACTTTCGCAAAGAACAGGTCAAGGATCTGCTCAGTGGTGAATTGCAGCGCGCGCAGAATGATGGTCGCAGGCAGTTTGCGGCGACGGTCAATACGCACGAACAGGTTGTCTTTCGGGTCAAACTCGAAATCCAACCATGAACCGCGGTAAGGGATGATACGTGCGTTATAAAGCACTTTACCCGAGGAGTGGGTTTTACCCTTATCGCTGTCAAAGAATACGCCAGGACTACGGTGAAGCTGAGATACGATAACCCTCTCAGTACCGTTGATCACAAAGGTACCGTTTTCGGTCATGAGCGGAATTTCGCCCATATAGACTTCTTGTTCCTTGATGTCTTTGACCGTACCTTCTGGAGCTTCACGCTCATAGATTACCAGGCGCAGTTTTACGCGCAGCGGTGCAGAGTACGTCACACCACGGATCTGGCACTCTTTGACGTCGAACACCGGCTCACCAAGACGGTAGCTAACGTATTGCAGCTCCGAATTGCCACTGTAGCTCTGGATAGGGAAAACAGAACGGAATGCGGCTTCAAGGCCGTACTGCCCTTCTGGATC is a window of Serratia plymuthica DNA encoding:
- the rpoB gene encoding DNA-directed RNA polymerase subunit beta; the protein is MVYSYTEKKRIRKDFGKRPQVLDIPYLLSIQLDSFQKFIEQDPEGQYGLEAAFRSVFPIQSYSGNSELQYVSYRLGEPVFDVKECQIRGVTYSAPLRVKLRLVIYEREAPEGTVKDIKEQEVYMGEIPLMTENGTFVINGTERVIVSQLHRSPGVFFDSDKGKTHSSGKVLYNARIIPYRGSWLDFEFDPKDNLFVRIDRRRKLPATIILRALQFTTEQILDLFFAKVVFEIRDNKLQMELVPERLRGETASFDIEANGKIYIEKGRRITARHIRQLEKDEIQSIEVPVEYIAGKVVAKDYIDTNTGELICAANMELSLDLLAKLSQSGHKRIETLFTNDLDHGAYISETLRVDPTSDRLSALVEIYRMMRPGEPPTREAAESLFENLFFSEDRYDLSAVGRMKFNRSLLRDEIEGSGILSKDDIIEVMKKLIDIRNGKGEVDDIDHLGNRRIRSVGEMAENQFRVGLVRVERAVKERLSLGDLDTLMPQDMINAKPISAAVKEFFGSSQLSQFMDQNNPLSEITHKRRISALGPGGLTRERAGFEVRDVHPTHYGRVCPIETPEGPNIGLINSLSVYAQTNEYGFLETPYRRVRDGLVTDEINYLSAIEEGNFVIAQANSNLDDDGRFVEDLVTCRSKGESSLFSRDQVDYMDVSTQQVVSVGASLIPFLEHDDANRALMGANMQRQAVPTLRADKPLVGTGMERAVAVDSGVTAVAKRGGVIQYVDASRIVIKVNEDEMHAGEAGIDIYNLTKYTRSNQNTCINQMPCVNLGEPIERGDVLADGPSTDLGELALGQNMRVAFMPWNGYNFEDSILVSERVVQEDRFTTIHIQELACVSRDTKLGPEEITADIPNVGEAALSKLDESGIVYIGAEVTGGDILVGKVTPKGETQLTPEEKLLRAIFGEKASDVKDSSLRVPNGVSGTVIDVQVFTRDGVEKDKRALEIEEMQLKQAKKDLTEELQILEAGLFARIHAVLVAGGVEAEKLSKLPRDRWLELGLTDEEKQNQLEQLAEQYDELKSDFEKKLDAKRRKITQGDDLAPGVLKIVKVYLAVKRQIQPGDKMAGRHGNKGVISKINPIEDMPYDENGTPVDIVLNPLGVPSRMNIGQILETHLGMAAKGIGEKINQMLKQQQEVAKLREFIQKAYDLGDDVCQKVDLNTFTDDEVLRLAENLKKGMPIATPVFDGAKETEIKQLLEMGGIPTSGQITLFDGRTGEQFERQVTVGYMYMLKLNHLVDDKMHARSTGSYSLVTQQPLGGKAQFGGQRFGEMEVWALEAYGAAYTLQEMLTVKSDDVNGRTKMYKNIVDGDHRMEPGMPESFNVLLKEIRSLGINIELEDE